The following nucleotide sequence is from Fibrobacter succinogenes.
GTCGAGCAAAAGCGAATAGTCGATTTTTCCGCTGCGGCTACCGACTTTACTGTCCAATTCCAGAGCCTTTTCCTGGTCGGCATAGAGCAACTTGGAATCGTAAAGAATATGGCCGATAAGGGTTGATTTTCCGTCGTCAACGCTACCGCAAGTAATAAACTTCAATAAACCTTTCATTAGAAATATCCCTCCCTCTTGCGGCGTTCCATGCTTCCGGCGGCTTCGTTGTCGATAACGCGCGAAGTTCTTTCCGAGGAGACTGCGCTTAATGTTTCGTCGATGATTTCGTCAAGCGTAGTGGCGGTCGATTCGATGCCGCCTGTGAGCGGGTAGCAGCCGAGCGTGCGGAAACGTACCGACTTAATTTCGGGCGTTTCGCCTTCGCGAAGCGGAAAACGTTCATCGTCTACCATGATGATGTTGCCGTCGCGCACCACAACCGGGCGCGGCGCTGCAAAGTACAGCGGAACGATGTCAATTTTTTCGCGCTTGATGTATTGCCAGATGTCTTTTTCGGTCCAGTTCGAAATCGGGAAAACGCGGATGCTTTCGCCCTTGTTGATTTTTGTGTTGTAAAGTTTCCACATTTCGGGACGCTGGTTTTTCGGATCCCAGGCGTGCGCGGAATTGCGGAACGAGAAAATGCGTTCCTTGGCTCGGGACTTTTCTTCGTCGCGGCGGCCGCCGCCAAATGCCGCGGTGAATCCGTACTTGTTGAGCGCCTGTTTCAACGCCTGCGTTTTCATGATGTCGGTGTAGGCGGCACCGTGATCAAACGGATTGATACCTTGCTTGACGCCGTCCTGGTTGATGTATTCCAGCATTTCGATACCGAGCTTTTTCGCGATATTGTCGCGGAACTCGATCATCTCGCGGAATTTCCAGGTGGTGTTTACATGCAAGAACGGGAAAGGCGGCTTTTCGGGGTAAAAGGCCTTCATGGCCAAATGTAACATGACGGAACTGTC
It contains:
- the cysD gene encoding sulfate adenylyltransferase subunit CysD, which codes for MSEYSHLDELEAEAIYIIREVAAECEKPVMLYSIGKDSSVMLHLAMKAFYPEKPPFPFLHVNTTWKFREMIEFRDNIAKKLGIEMLEYINQDGVKQGINPFDHGAAYTDIMKTQALKQALNKYGFTAAFGGGRRDEEKSRAKERIFSFRNSAHAWDPKNQRPEMWKLYNTKINKGESIRVFPISNWTEKDIWQYIKREKIDIVPLYFAAPRPVVVRDGNIIMVDDERFPLREGETPEIKSVRFRTLGCYPLTGGIESTATTLDEIIDETLSAVSSERTSRVIDNEAAGSMERRKREGYF
- a CDS encoding GTP-binding protein — protein: MKGLLKFITCGSVDDGKSTLIGHILYDSKLLYADQEKALELDSKVGSRSGKIDYSLLLDGLMAEREQGITIDVAYRYFTTDHRSFIVADTPGHEEYTRNMAVGASFADLAVILV